One genomic segment of Mesoterricola silvestris includes these proteins:
- a CDS encoding YceH family protein encodes MAEYRLTATEQRVLGCLVEKHLSTPDYYPLTLNALVNACNQSTNRDPVLALDEAAVMEALQELRDHQAVWFVGAAGSRVQKYEHRLAESLGLSVQECAILAELLLRGPQTPGELRNRCTRMYPFPDLQEVDAVLGLMLEAEEPLVARLPRQPGTKETRYAHLLGDAPAAPEPSAPVPSRASALEAEVAALKEELAALRGEFEAFRKQFE; translated from the coding sequence ATGGCCGAGTACCGCCTCACCGCAACGGAGCAGCGCGTGCTGGGCTGTCTTGTGGAGAAGCACCTCTCCACGCCGGACTACTATCCGCTCACCCTCAATGCCCTGGTGAATGCCTGCAACCAGAGCACCAACCGGGATCCGGTCCTGGCCCTGGACGAGGCCGCCGTCATGGAGGCGCTGCAGGAGCTGCGGGACCACCAGGCCGTGTGGTTCGTGGGCGCGGCGGGGAGCCGGGTCCAGAAGTACGAGCACCGGCTGGCGGAATCCCTGGGGCTGTCGGTGCAGGAATGCGCGATCCTCGCCGAGCTCCTGCTGCGGGGCCCCCAGACCCCCGGGGAGCTGCGCAACCGCTGCACCCGGATGTACCCCTTCCCGGACCTGCAGGAGGTGGACGCCGTGCTGGGGCTGATGCTGGAGGCCGAGGAACCCCTGGTGGCCAGGCTCCCCCGGCAGCCGGGCACCAAGGAGACCCGCTACGCCCATCTCCTGGGCGACGCGCCCGCGGCTCCCGAGCCCTCCGCGCCCGTCCCGTCCCGGGCCTCGGCGCTGGAGGCCGAGGTGGCGGCGCTGAAGGAGGAACTGGCCGCGCTGCGGGGGGAGTTCGAGGCGTTCCGGAAGCAGTTCGAATAG
- a CDS encoding DUF5808 domain-containing protein, which produces MAPEERPSLLSPWDLLAVAGFAGLAFFYAWITPSLPDPVPTHFDARGIANGWTPRAALPWVIFGIPLLIWTVTFVTGILMSLAQKDPARARAAAMAPMRGLLGLGLSLLMGFILLTPFKGPGIGLAGLGCLLALVVAGIVLMARDFAQVRTVDPTLAFYKWGLFYVNPDDDRIWVPKAIGVGWTLNFAKPASWVVLALLLLPVGVVILLTR; this is translated from the coding sequence ATGGCACCCGAAGAGCGACCTTCCCTCCTGTCCCCCTGGGACCTCCTGGCCGTGGCCGGCTTCGCGGGCCTGGCGTTCTTCTACGCGTGGATCACCCCTTCCCTGCCGGATCCCGTGCCCACGCATTTCGACGCCCGGGGCATCGCCAACGGATGGACGCCCCGCGCGGCCCTGCCGTGGGTGATCTTCGGGATCCCCCTGCTGATCTGGACCGTCACCTTCGTCACGGGCATCCTCATGTCCCTGGCCCAGAAGGACCCGGCCAGGGCCCGTGCCGCGGCCATGGCGCCCATGCGGGGCCTGCTGGGCCTGGGTCTGTCCCTGCTCATGGGGTTCATCCTCCTGACGCCCTTCAAGGGCCCCGGCATCGGCCTGGCGGGGCTCGGGTGCCTCCTGGCCCTGGTGGTCGCGGGAATCGTCCTCATGGCCCGGGATTTCGCCCAGGTGCGGACCGTGGACCCCACCCTCGCCTTCTACAAGTGGGGGCTCTTCTACGTCAACCCGGATGACGACCGCATCTGGGTGCCCAAGGCCATCGGGGTGGGGTGGACCCTCAACTTCGCGAAACCGGCCTCCTGGGTGGTGCTGGCCCTGCTGCTGCTGCCGGTGGGGGTGGTCATCCTCCTGACGCGCTAA
- a CDS encoding OsmC family protein, protein MGKHQVRIAWKRGEAAFVDSRYSRAHEWVFDGGARVPASSSPFVVPPPLSEPTHVDPEEALVAAASSCHMLWFLSIAAGKGFVVDAYADEAVGTMGRNPKGKVAMTRIALHPEITFSGQAPTARQLRELHEASHECCMIANSLITEIVVEEPVKLP, encoded by the coding sequence ATGGGCAAGCATCAGGTGCGGATCGCCTGGAAGCGCGGCGAGGCGGCCTTCGTGGATTCGCGCTACAGCAGGGCCCACGAGTGGGTCTTCGACGGCGGGGCCCGGGTGCCGGCCTCCTCCTCGCCCTTCGTGGTGCCGCCCCCCTTGTCGGAGCCCACCCACGTGGACCCGGAAGAGGCCCTGGTGGCGGCCGCGAGCAGCTGCCACATGCTCTGGTTCCTTTCCATCGCGGCCGGCAAGGGCTTCGTGGTGGACGCCTACGCCGACGAGGCGGTGGGCACCATGGGGCGCAACCCGAAGGGGAAGGTGGCCATGACCCGCATCGCCCTGCACCCGGAGATCACCTTCTCGGGCCAGGCCCCCACCGCGCGCCAGCTGCGGGAGCTCCACGAGGCCTCCCACGAGTGCTGCATGATCGCCAACTCCCTCATCACGGAGATCGTGGTGGAGGAGCCCGTCAAGCTACCTTGA
- a CDS encoding class I fructose-bisphosphate aldolase codes for MTARVKEILSWYGSDCPGVKANLARLMNTGKLAGTGKFVILPVDQGFEHGPARSFAPNPAGYDPRYHVELAIEAGCNAYAAPLGFLEAVAGDYAGEIPLILKLNNSDSLAKVGEPCSAVTGSVEDALRLGCAAIGYTIYPGSGERNAQYEALRELVLEAKAVGLPTVVWAYPRGAGVSKEGETALDVVAYAAQMAAQMGAHIIKVKPPKDFLEQAEAKKVYEKYGIPSSTLRDRIRHVVQAAFNGRRIVIFSGGEAKGTEEVLAEVREIAAGGGFGSIMGRNAFQRPKKEALELLAAVMAIHAGA; via the coding sequence ATGACCGCACGTGTCAAAGAAATCCTTTCGTGGTACGGCTCGGACTGCCCGGGCGTGAAGGCGAACCTGGCCCGCCTGATGAACACCGGGAAGCTGGCCGGCACCGGGAAGTTCGTGATCCTGCCCGTGGACCAGGGCTTCGAGCACGGCCCCGCCCGCAGCTTCGCGCCCAACCCCGCCGGCTACGACCCGCGCTACCACGTGGAGCTGGCCATCGAGGCCGGGTGCAACGCCTACGCGGCGCCCCTGGGCTTCCTGGAGGCCGTGGCCGGGGACTACGCCGGGGAAATCCCCCTGATCCTCAAGCTCAACAACAGCGATAGCCTGGCCAAGGTGGGCGAGCCCTGCTCGGCGGTGACCGGCTCGGTGGAGGACGCGCTGCGCCTGGGCTGCGCCGCCATCGGCTACACCATCTACCCGGGCAGCGGGGAGCGCAACGCCCAGTACGAGGCGCTGCGCGAGCTGGTCCTGGAGGCCAAGGCCGTGGGCCTGCCCACCGTCGTGTGGGCCTACCCCCGGGGAGCCGGCGTCTCCAAGGAGGGCGAGACCGCCCTGGATGTGGTGGCCTACGCCGCCCAGATGGCGGCGCAGATGGGAGCCCACATCATCAAGGTGAAGCCGCCCAAGGATTTCCTGGAGCAGGCCGAGGCCAAGAAGGTCTACGAGAAGTACGGCATCCCCTCGTCCACCCTGCGGGACCGCATCCGGCACGTGGTGCAGGCCGCCTTCAACGGCCGGCGCATCGTGATCTTCTCCGGCGGCGAGGCCAAGGGCACCGAGGAGGTGCTGGCCGAGGTGCGGGAGATCGCCGCCGGGGGCGGCTTCGGCAGCATCATGGGGCGCAACGCCTTCCAGCGGCCGAAGAAGGAGGCCCTGGAACTGCTGGCGGCGGTCATGGCCATCCACGCCGGGGCCTGA
- the hcp gene encoding hydroxylamine reductase, whose protein sequence is MFCNQCEQAAKGTGCEDFGICGKDEDVQSLQETLLYGLKGMAAYAHHARRLGKVDEAVSAFTEEALFATMTNVNFDVPSLLELVLECGKQNLRVMQMLDEAHVERYGQPAVGQVATGTRPRPGILVTGHDLLDLEHLLAQVEGTDVLVYTHGEMLPAHMYPVLKNHPHLAGHFGGAWQLQKTEFEAFGGAILATTNCILEPRESYKDRVFTTRVTAVPGGTRLRGDDFSAVIARAKALGPLPERTGPALTVGFHHSVILGAAPAILDAVAKGEVTRFFVIGGCDGAEPGRNYFSDFAKNAPATSFILTLGCGKFRILDHDYGTLLGLPRLLDMGQCNNAYGAIQVAVGLAGALQCGVNDLPLTIVLSWFEQKAVAVLLTLLHLGVKNIAVGPAAPAFLSPNVFKVLQDAYGLKLTGTDAKADMALV, encoded by the coding sequence ATGTTCTGCAACCAGTGTGAGCAGGCTGCCAAAGGCACCGGCTGCGAGGATTTCGGCATCTGCGGCAAGGACGAGGACGTCCAGTCCCTGCAGGAGACGCTGCTCTACGGCCTGAAGGGGATGGCCGCCTACGCCCACCACGCGCGGCGCCTGGGAAAGGTGGACGAGGCCGTCTCGGCCTTCACCGAGGAGGCCCTCTTCGCCACCATGACCAACGTCAACTTCGACGTGCCCAGCCTCCTGGAACTGGTGCTGGAGTGCGGCAAGCAGAACCTGCGGGTCATGCAGATGCTGGACGAGGCCCACGTGGAGCGCTACGGCCAGCCCGCCGTCGGCCAGGTGGCCACCGGCACCCGGCCGCGGCCCGGCATCCTCGTCACGGGCCACGATCTCCTGGACCTGGAGCACCTCCTGGCCCAGGTGGAGGGCACCGACGTGCTGGTCTACACCCACGGCGAGATGCTGCCGGCCCACATGTATCCCGTCCTGAAGAACCATCCCCATCTCGCCGGCCACTTCGGCGGGGCCTGGCAGCTTCAGAAGACCGAGTTCGAGGCCTTCGGCGGCGCCATCCTGGCCACCACCAACTGCATCCTGGAGCCCCGGGAATCCTACAAGGACCGGGTGTTCACCACCCGCGTCACGGCGGTCCCCGGCGGCACGCGGCTGCGGGGCGACGATTTCTCCGCGGTCATCGCCCGGGCCAAGGCCCTGGGGCCGCTCCCCGAGCGCACGGGGCCCGCCCTCACCGTGGGCTTCCACCACAGCGTGATCCTCGGCGCGGCGCCGGCCATCCTGGACGCGGTGGCCAAGGGGGAGGTGACGCGCTTCTTCGTCATCGGCGGCTGCGACGGGGCCGAGCCCGGCCGCAACTACTTCAGCGACTTCGCGAAGAACGCCCCCGCCACCTCCTTCATCCTCACCCTGGGCTGCGGCAAGTTCCGCATCCTGGACCACGACTACGGCACGCTCCTGGGCCTGCCGCGCCTCCTGGACATGGGGCAGTGCAACAACGCCTACGGCGCCATCCAGGTGGCCGTCGGGCTGGCCGGGGCCCTCCAGTGCGGCGTCAATGACCTGCCCCTGACGATTGTCCTTTCATGGTTCGAGCAGAAGGCCGTGGCCGTGCTCCTCACCCTGCTGCACCTGGGCGTGAAGAACATCGCGGTGGGCCCCGCCGCTCCCGCGTTCCTCAGCCCGAACGTCTTCAAGGTGCTCCAGGACGCCTACGGCCTGAAACTCACCGGAACCGACGCCAAGGCCGATATGGCCCTGGTATGA
- the nrfH gene encoding cytochrome c nitrite reductase small subunit has translation MKAKSSVLILGLAIPILLGVFFGSGVYTFVAANGTSYLSDNPAVCVNCHVMQENYDGWLHGSHHAVATCNDCHLPHNNIVNKYFVKASNGWHHSQAFTMGGYPDPIRIKPGNAKVLEDNCVRCHAGLTGEITAHGTLGVPTDPARRADLYGCVRCHPGVGHGR, from the coding sequence GTGAAAGCCAAGAGCTCCGTTCTCATCCTGGGTCTGGCCATCCCGATTCTCCTCGGGGTGTTCTTCGGGTCCGGCGTCTACACCTTCGTCGCCGCCAACGGGACGTCGTACCTCTCCGACAATCCGGCGGTGTGCGTGAACTGCCATGTCATGCAGGAGAACTACGACGGGTGGCTGCACGGGTCCCACCACGCGGTGGCCACGTGCAACGACTGCCACCTTCCGCACAACAACATCGTGAACAAGTACTTCGTGAAGGCCTCCAACGGCTGGCACCATTCCCAGGCCTTCACCATGGGGGGCTACCCCGATCCCATCCGCATCAAGCCCGGAAACGCCAAGGTGCTGGAAGACAACTGCGTGCGGTGTCACGCGGGCCTCACGGGCGAGATCACGGCCCACGGGACCCTGGGCGTGCCCACGGATCCCGCGCGCCGCGCCGACCTCTACGGCTGCGTGCGCTGCCACCCCGGCGTGGGCCATGGCCGCTGA
- a CDS encoding ammonia-forming cytochrome c nitrite reductase subunit c552 — protein sequence MTETKPPLFNRPAFRLGLIAAAAAAGTILVLLLNASISKHKAEASKTSVRVVEMDETSVDPAIWGKNFPRQYDGYLRTIERSGTKYGGGGSETLAISKLTEDPHLPVIFDGYAFALDYRQRRGHAFMLDDQRATKRVTERPQPGACLHCHASTTVPYREAGLKAGAPGTLAEPLDSANAQAQLQAGFQAIGKLPYAEATKLVKHPVACIDCHDPKTMALRVTKPGFINGIDALARSSEPVPHLPSIETWRKGDRSRNYDANRDASRQELRSMVCGQCHVEYYCGPKTTLFFPWNKGLKVEQIEATYSEYKFPDGHRFFDWKHKRTGAEVLKAQHPEFEMWSQGVHARSGVACADCHMPYVREGALKISDHQVRSPLLNISRACQTCHRFPEGELKARVEAIQDKTHTLMLRAEDAVVALINDLEKAKNDGIPETALGDIFELQRKAQWRTDFVNAENSMGFHAPQEVARILGEAIDFARQGQLALRDLRDKTKTAKK from the coding sequence ATGACCGAGACCAAGCCGCCCCTCTTCAACCGACCCGCCTTCAGGCTGGGCCTCATCGCCGCCGCGGCCGCGGCGGGCACCATCCTGGTGCTCCTGCTCAACGCCAGCATCTCCAAGCACAAGGCCGAGGCCAGCAAGACCTCCGTGCGCGTGGTGGAAATGGACGAGACGTCCGTGGACCCCGCCATCTGGGGCAAGAACTTCCCCCGGCAGTACGACGGCTACCTGCGCACCATTGAACGCTCGGGCACCAAGTACGGCGGCGGCGGGAGCGAGACCCTGGCCATCAGCAAGCTCACCGAGGATCCGCACCTGCCGGTCATCTTCGACGGCTACGCCTTCGCCCTGGACTACCGCCAGCGCCGCGGCCACGCCTTCATGCTGGACGACCAGCGCGCCACCAAGCGCGTCACGGAGCGCCCCCAGCCCGGGGCCTGCCTCCACTGCCACGCCTCCACCACCGTGCCCTACCGCGAGGCGGGCCTCAAGGCCGGGGCGCCGGGAACCCTCGCCGAGCCCCTGGACAGCGCCAACGCCCAGGCCCAGCTCCAGGCCGGGTTCCAGGCCATCGGCAAGCTGCCCTACGCCGAGGCCACCAAGCTCGTGAAGCACCCCGTGGCCTGCATCGACTGCCACGATCCCAAGACCATGGCCCTGCGCGTCACCAAGCCCGGCTTCATCAACGGCATCGACGCCCTGGCCCGGAGCTCGGAACCCGTGCCGCACCTGCCCTCCATCGAGACCTGGCGCAAGGGGGACCGCAGCCGGAACTACGACGCCAACCGGGACGCCTCCCGCCAGGAACTGCGCTCCATGGTGTGCGGCCAGTGCCACGTGGAGTACTACTGCGGCCCCAAGACCACGCTCTTCTTCCCCTGGAACAAGGGCCTGAAGGTCGAGCAGATCGAAGCCACCTACTCGGAATACAAGTTCCCCGACGGGCACCGGTTCTTCGACTGGAAGCACAAGCGCACCGGGGCCGAGGTCCTCAAGGCCCAGCACCCCGAGTTCGAGATGTGGAGCCAGGGCGTCCACGCCCGCTCCGGGGTGGCCTGCGCCGACTGCCACATGCCCTACGTGCGTGAAGGCGCCCTGAAGATCAGCGACCACCAGGTGCGCAGCCCCCTGCTCAACATCTCCCGGGCCTGCCAGACCTGCCACCGCTTCCCCGAGGGCGAGCTCAAGGCCCGGGTGGAGGCCATCCAGGACAAGACGCACACCCTGATGCTCCGCGCCGAGGACGCCGTGGTGGCCCTCATCAACGACCTGGAGAAGGCCAAGAACGACGGCATCCCCGAGACCGCCCTGGGCGACATCTTCGAGCTCCAGCGCAAGGCCCAGTGGCGCACGGACTTCGTGAACGCCGAAAACTCCATGGGCTTCCACGCGCCCCAGGAAGTGGCCCGCATCCTCGGCGAGGCCATCGATTTCGCCCGCCAGGGCCAGCTCGCCCTGCGCGACCTGCGGGACAAGACCAAGACCGCCAAGAAGTAA
- a CDS encoding molybdopterin-dependent oxidoreductase produces the protein MSKPLTRRDFLREGGLCATAATLASSPLAAAAVAKGAPRGPGIRWAKAPCRFCGVGCGVMVGTRQGRVVAVKGDDQHPGTKGLLCAKGYSLPAILTGGDRLTTPLIRKGGKLVKATWDEALDLVARRFKETLAAKGPEAVAIYGSGQWMITDGYAATKWFRAGMGSNNVEANARLCMASAVTGFMSTFGSDEPMGCFEDLALCDVLILWGNNMAEAHPVLFGQVLESKGANPAKRIVDLATRRTPTSDFADTHLLMAPQSDLAIANGIAHLLVKKGAVDKDFIARHVVFKRGKEQIGYGLADKSKFADEPKKATFEEYAAFLETYTPEHVAKVSGLSVAALEQLAGYFADPKLKVMSVWCMGVNQHSRGTWMNNLIYNLHLLTGKICKPGSTAYSITGQPSACGTVREVGDLAHRLPADMVVMNPEHRAIAARIWKVPVERINPKPGHHTVEMFRALDRGDITCMWIQVTNPFVSLPNVERYRKGARKDGRFIVVSDVYPTVTTDFADVVLPSAMWVEREGLFGNSDRRTQHWDQLAEPPKGCLPDDWQIIEVARRMGLGDLFPKDRATYVKELFEEYRQFTVGTGKDLGTFEELKAARGLRWPVVKGRETARRYVEGEDPFVKAGEGVSFYKNKADGGRAVVWLRPWEGPAEVPDAEYPLWFCTGRMLEHWHTGTMTRRVPQLNRAQPGGFLEIHPEDAKALGVADGGQVKVTSRRGSVTLPCRFAARGKVPRGTVYTSFFDESQLINAVTQDSICPISAEPDYKKCACRVEKA, from the coding sequence ATGTCCAAGCCCCTGACCCGCCGCGATTTCCTTCGCGAGGGTGGCCTCTGCGCCACCGCCGCGACCCTGGCATCCTCCCCCCTGGCCGCCGCCGCGGTGGCCAAGGGGGCCCCCAGGGGCCCCGGCATCCGCTGGGCCAAGGCCCCCTGCCGCTTCTGCGGCGTGGGCTGCGGCGTGATGGTGGGAACGCGGCAGGGCAGGGTGGTGGCCGTGAAGGGCGACGACCAGCACCCCGGCACCAAGGGCCTGCTGTGCGCCAAGGGCTACAGCCTCCCCGCCATCCTCACCGGCGGGGACCGGCTCACCACGCCCCTCATCCGGAAGGGCGGGAAGCTCGTGAAGGCCACCTGGGACGAGGCCCTGGACCTGGTCGCCCGCCGGTTCAAGGAGACCCTGGCCGCCAAGGGCCCCGAGGCCGTGGCCATCTACGGCAGCGGCCAGTGGATGATCACCGACGGCTACGCGGCCACCAAGTGGTTCCGGGCCGGCATGGGCAGCAACAACGTGGAGGCCAATGCGCGGCTGTGCATGGCCAGCGCAGTCACCGGGTTCATGAGCACCTTCGGCAGCGACGAGCCCATGGGCTGCTTCGAGGACCTGGCGCTCTGCGACGTTCTGATCCTCTGGGGCAACAACATGGCCGAGGCGCACCCCGTGCTCTTCGGGCAGGTGCTGGAGAGCAAGGGCGCCAACCCCGCCAAGCGCATCGTGGACCTCGCCACCCGGCGCACCCCCACCTCCGATTTCGCCGACACCCACCTGCTCATGGCCCCCCAGAGCGACCTGGCCATCGCCAACGGCATCGCGCACCTCCTGGTGAAGAAGGGCGCCGTGGACAAGGACTTCATCGCCCGGCACGTGGTCTTCAAGCGGGGCAAGGAGCAGATCGGCTACGGCCTGGCCGACAAGTCGAAATTCGCCGATGAGCCGAAGAAGGCCACTTTCGAGGAGTACGCGGCCTTCCTGGAGACCTACACCCCCGAGCACGTGGCCAAGGTGAGCGGCCTTTCCGTGGCCGCCCTGGAGCAGCTGGCGGGCTATTTCGCCGACCCGAAGCTCAAGGTGATGTCGGTGTGGTGCATGGGCGTCAACCAGCACAGCCGCGGCACCTGGATGAACAACCTCATCTACAACCTCCACCTCCTCACCGGCAAGATCTGCAAGCCGGGCTCCACGGCCTACTCCATCACGGGCCAGCCCAGCGCCTGCGGCACCGTGCGGGAAGTGGGGGACCTGGCCCACCGGCTTCCGGCGGACATGGTGGTCATGAACCCCGAGCACCGGGCCATCGCCGCGCGGATCTGGAAGGTGCCGGTGGAGCGCATCAACCCCAAGCCCGGCCACCACACCGTGGAGATGTTCCGGGCCCTGGACCGGGGCGATATCACCTGCATGTGGATCCAGGTGACCAACCCCTTCGTGAGCCTGCCCAACGTGGAGCGCTACCGCAAGGGGGCCCGCAAGGACGGGCGCTTCATCGTCGTGTCCGACGTGTACCCCACGGTGACCACGGACTTCGCCGACGTGGTGCTGCCCAGCGCCATGTGGGTGGAGCGGGAGGGCCTCTTCGGCAACAGCGACCGCCGCACCCAGCACTGGGACCAGCTCGCCGAGCCCCCCAAGGGCTGCCTCCCCGACGACTGGCAGATCATCGAAGTGGCCCGCCGCATGGGCCTGGGGGACCTCTTCCCCAAGGACCGCGCCACGTACGTGAAGGAGCTGTTCGAGGAGTACCGGCAGTTCACCGTGGGCACCGGCAAGGACCTGGGGACCTTCGAGGAGCTCAAGGCCGCCCGGGGCCTGCGCTGGCCCGTGGTGAAGGGCAGGGAGACCGCCCGGCGCTACGTGGAGGGGGAGGATCCCTTCGTGAAGGCCGGGGAGGGCGTGTCCTTCTACAAGAACAAGGCCGACGGCGGCCGCGCCGTGGTGTGGCTGCGCCCCTGGGAGGGTCCCGCGGAGGTTCCGGACGCGGAGTACCCCCTGTGGTTCTGCACGGGCCGCATGCTGGAGCATTGGCACACCGGCACCATGACCCGGCGCGTGCCCCAGCTGAACCGCGCCCAGCCCGGGGGCTTCCTGGAGATCCACCCGGAGGACGCAAAGGCCCTGGGCGTGGCCGACGGCGGCCAGGTGAAGGTCACCTCCCGCCGGGGCAGCGTCACCCTGCCGTGCCGCTTCGCGGCCCGGGGGAAGGTGCCCCGGGGGACGGTCTACACGTCGTTCTTCGACGAGAGCCAGCTCATCAACGCCGTGACCCAGGACAGCATCTGCCCCATCAGCGCCGAGCCGGACTACAAGAAGTGCGCCTGCCGGGTGGAGAAGGCATGA
- a CDS encoding RrF2 family transcriptional regulator, which yields MLYSMATGYALRALSALPEDGSYLLAKDLAGRVELPGPYLAKVLQTLAHGGILESMRGPHGGFRLARPAASITVGEVVAILNTMDTTTVCVMGFTDCLSRGRPCPLHVAWCDAKATLDHTMAGVTINDLYHLDLSTLKVVPRVKCQAAEGL from the coding sequence ATGCTCTACTCCATGGCCACCGGGTACGCCCTGCGGGCGCTTTCGGCTCTGCCCGAGGACGGGTCCTACCTGCTCGCCAAGGACCTGGCGGGCCGGGTGGAGCTGCCCGGGCCCTACCTGGCCAAGGTGCTCCAGACCCTCGCCCACGGGGGCATCCTGGAATCCATGCGGGGCCCCCACGGCGGCTTCCGCCTGGCGCGGCCCGCGGCCTCCATCACCGTGGGCGAGGTGGTGGCCATCCTGAACACCATGGACACCACCACCGTCTGCGTCATGGGCTTCACGGACTGCCTGAGCAGGGGCAGGCCCTGCCCCCTGCACGTGGCCTGGTGCGACGCCAAGGCCACCCTGGACCACACCATGGCCGGGGTGACCATCAACGACCTGTACCACCTGGACCTGTCCACCCTCAAGGTGGTGCCCCGGGTGAAATGCCAGGCGGCGGAAGGGCTCTGA
- the aqpZ gene encoding aquaporin Z, whose product MPLTNRLSAEVFGTFWLVLGGCGSAVLAAAFPGVGIGLHGVSLAFGLTVVTMAYAVGPISGCHLNPAVTLGLAVGGRFAWKDVVPYWAAQVAGAILAGCVLYLIASGKPLFQAGGFACNGYGIHSPGQYSLGSAFLTEVVMTFFFLFVILGATSKRAPAGFAPLAIGLCLTLIHLVSIPVTNTSVNPARSTGVAFFAEGGWALGQLWLFWVAPLLGAAAAGFVFPRLNKDADAAS is encoded by the coding sequence ATGCCCTTGACGAATCGTCTGTCCGCGGAAGTTTTCGGCACCTTCTGGCTGGTCCTGGGCGGCTGCGGCAGCGCCGTGCTGGCCGCGGCCTTCCCCGGGGTGGGCATCGGCCTCCACGGCGTGAGCCTGGCCTTCGGCCTCACCGTCGTCACCATGGCCTACGCCGTGGGCCCCATCTCCGGTTGCCACCTGAACCCGGCCGTGACCCTGGGCCTGGCCGTGGGGGGCCGCTTCGCCTGGAAGGACGTCGTTCCCTACTGGGCCGCCCAGGTCGCCGGGGCCATCCTCGCGGGCTGCGTGCTCTACCTCATCGCCTCGGGCAAGCCCCTGTTCCAGGCCGGGGGCTTCGCATGCAACGGGTACGGCATCCACAGCCCCGGCCAGTACTCCCTGGGATCCGCCTTCCTCACGGAGGTGGTGATGACCTTCTTCTTCCTCTTCGTGATCCTCGGGGCCACCTCCAAGCGCGCCCCCGCGGGCTTCGCGCCCCTGGCCATCGGCCTCTGCCTCACCCTCATCCACCTGGTGAGCATCCCCGTCACCAACACCAGCGTGAACCCCGCCCGCAGCACCGGCGTGGCCTTCTTCGCGGAAGGGGGCTGGGCGCTGGGCCAGCTGTGGCTCTTCTGGGTGGCCCCCCTCCTGGGCGCCGCCGCCGCGGGGTTCGTGTTCCCCAGGTTGAACAAGGATGCGGACGCCGCCAGCTGA
- the fbaA gene encoding class II fructose-bisphosphate aldolase, producing MPVVTPAQYRTMLDKAQQGKYAYAAFNVTSTETANAVLLGLKTAKADGIVQISTGGAEFMSGLGVKTMAYGAIALAQYVHYMAQHYEVNVALHTDHCHPKYLETFVLPLIAETERRRAAGQGNLFNGHMFDGSELPLDENIKRSTELLKRCAASEIILEVETGVVGGEEDGHDTSGVPKDKLYTTPEDMVEVHKALSPLGQYLLAATFGNVHGVYKPGNVVLRPEILRDGQAAIAKAFPGQRGRLVFHGGSGSTLAEIHATLDYGVVKMNVDTDTQYAFTRAIAGHMFKNYDGVLKVDGEVGDKKAYDPRPYMKKAEQSMADRVVRACEDLRSAGKMLGTIQ from the coding sequence ATGCCGGTTGTCACCCCCGCCCAGTACCGCACGATGCTCGACAAGGCCCAGCAAGGGAAGTACGCCTACGCCGCCTTCAACGTCACCTCCACCGAGACCGCCAACGCCGTGCTCCTGGGCCTCAAGACCGCCAAGGCCGACGGCATCGTCCAGATCTCCACCGGCGGCGCCGAGTTCATGAGCGGCCTGGGCGTCAAGACCATGGCCTACGGCGCCATCGCCCTGGCCCAGTACGTGCACTACATGGCCCAGCACTACGAGGTGAACGTGGCCCTGCACACGGACCACTGCCACCCCAAGTACCTCGAGACCTTCGTGCTCCCCCTCATCGCCGAGACCGAGCGCCGCCGCGCCGCGGGCCAGGGCAACCTCTTCAACGGCCACATGTTCGACGGCTCCGAACTGCCCCTGGACGAGAACATCAAGCGCTCCACGGAGCTCCTCAAGCGCTGCGCCGCCAGCGAGATCATCCTGGAAGTGGAGACCGGCGTCGTGGGCGGCGAGGAGGACGGCCACGACACCAGCGGCGTGCCCAAGGACAAGCTCTACACCACCCCCGAGGACATGGTGGAGGTGCACAAGGCCCTCTCCCCCCTGGGCCAGTACCTCCTGGCCGCCACCTTCGGCAACGTCCACGGCGTCTACAAGCCCGGCAACGTCGTCCTGCGCCCCGAGATCCTCCGGGACGGCCAGGCCGCCATCGCCAAGGCCTTCCCCGGCCAGCGCGGCCGCCTCGTCTTCCACGGCGGCTCCGGCTCCACCCTGGCCGAGATCCACGCCACCCTGGACTACGGCGTGGTGAAGATGAACGTCGACACCGACACCCAGTACGCCTTCACCCGCGCCATCGCCGGGCACATGTTCAAGAACTACGACGGCGTCCTGAAGGTGGACGGCGAAGTGGGCGACAAGAAGGCCTACGATCCGCGCCCCTACATGAAGAAGGCCGAGCAGAGCATGGCCGACCGGGTCGTCCGCGCCTGCGAGGACCTGCGCAGCGCAGGGAAGATGCTCGGCACCATCCAGTAG